The following are encoded together in the Salvia hispanica cultivar TCC Black 2014 chromosome 6, UniMelb_Shisp_WGS_1.0, whole genome shotgun sequence genome:
- the LOC125195640 gene encoding transmembrane 9 superfamily member 11-like: MGSLLSLKVSILLVVLVICQLSQGFYLPGSYPHKYKVGDPLTVKVNSLTSIDTEMPFSYYSLPFCQPKEGIKDSAENLGELLMGDRIENSPYRFKMYTNETQIFLCQTKPLSGEEFKLLKKRIDEMYQVNVILDNLPAIRYTKKDGYMLRWTGYPVGAKVDEGYYIFNHLKFTVLVHKFEESNVARVMGTGDAAEMIPPEGNQGSAVPGYMVVGFEVVPCSFQHKPELVKNLKMYNKYPATIICDPNTVAMPIKENEPLAFSYEVSFVEKDIKWPSRWDAYLKMEGAKVHWFSILNSLMVITFLAGIVLVIFLRTVRRDLTQYEELDKEAQAQMNEELSGWKLVVADVFRAPSNPALLCVMVGNGVQILGMAVVTILFAALGFMSPASRGTLISGMLFFYMVLGIAAGYVAVRLWRTIFVGDHKGWIGVSWKVSCFFPGISFLIFTFLNFLLWGSHSTGAIPFSLFVILILLWFCISVPLTLVGGYFGAKAPHIEYPVRTNQIPREIPQQKYPSWLLVLGAGTLPFGTLFIELFFIMSSLWMGRVYYVFGFLFAVLMLLVVVCAEVSLVLTYMHLCVEDWKWWWKSFFASGSVAIYIFLYSINYLIFDLKSLSGPVSATLYLGYSLFMVLAIMLATGTVGFLSSFWFVHYLFSSVKLD, encoded by the coding sequence ATGGGATCTTTACTCAGTTTGAAGGTGTCGATCTTGCTTGTTGTGTTAGTAATTTGTCAATTGAGCCAAGGGTTTTATCTCCCCGGTAGTTACCCTCACAAATATAAAGTCGGTGATCCCTTGACTGTGAAAGTGAATTCTTTGACTTCAATTGACACTGAAATGCCCTTTAGCTATTATAGTTTGCCATTCTGTCAACCCAAAGAGGGCATTAAGGATAGTGCAGAGAATCTCGGTGAGCTTCTCATGGGTGATAGGATTGAGAATTCACCCTATAGGTTCAAGATGTACACTAATGAGACCCAGATTTTCCTTTGCCAAACAAAGCCTTTATCGGGTGAGGAGTTTAAGCTTTTGAAAAAGAGGATTGATGAGATGTATCAGGTCAATGTCATCCTTGATAACTTGCCTGCAATTAGGTATACTAAGAAGGATGGGTACATGTTGAGGTGGACGGGTTACCCCGTGGGTGCTAAGGTTGACGAGGGGTACTATATCTTCAATCACTTGAAGTTTACTGTCCTTGTTCATAAGTTCGAAGAGAGCAATGTGGCTCGTGTGATGGGCACTGGGGATGCTGCTGAGATGATCCCGCCCGAGGGGAACCAGGGATCAGCTGTACCAGGGTACATGGTTGTTGGGTTTGAGGTGGTGCCCTGTAGTTTCCAGCATAAGCCTGAATTGGTGAAGAACTTGAAAATGTATAACAAGTACCCAGCTACAATTATCTGCGATCCAAACACGGTAGCCATGCCTATTAAGGAGAATGAGCCTCTTGCTTTTTCCTATGAGGTCTCCTTTGTGGAGAAGGACATTAAGTGGCCGTCAAGGTGGGATGCATATTTGAAGATGGAGGGTGCCAAGGTGCATTGGTTTTCAATTCTGAATTCGCTCATGGTGATCACTTTCTTGGCTGGTATTGTGCTTGTGATCTTCTTGAGGACTGTTAGGCGGGATCTTACCCAGTATGAGGAGCTCGACAAGGAAGCTCAAGCTCAGATGAATGAGGAGTTGTCGGGCTGGAAGCTCGTTGTTGCTGATGTCTTCCGTGCCCCTTCTAATCCAGCTCTCCTGTGTGTGATGGTTGGTAATGGGGTCCAGATTCTTGGAATGGCCGTGGTGACAATTTTATTCGCTGCCCTTGGATTTATGTCCCCAGCATCCCGTGGGACGCTTATTTCAGGCATGCTGTTTTTCTACATGGTTCTTGGAATTGCTGCCGGATATGTAGCTGTTCGTTTATGGAGGACTATCTTTGTTGGAGACCACAAGGGATGGATTGGTGTCTCGTGGAAGGTTTCTTGTTTCTTCCCCGGTATTTCATTCCTGATTTTCactttcttgaatttcttatTGTGGGGTAGTCACAGCACAGGAGCAATTCCTTTCTCTTTATTTGTCATCCTCATTTTGCTATGGTTCTGTATCTCTGTTCCCCTCACCCTCGTTGGCGGCTACTTTGGTGCAAAGGCGCCTCATATTGAATACCCAGTTCGAACAAACCAAATCCCCCGAGAAATCCCACAACAGAAGTATCCATCGTGGCTGTTGGTTCTTGGGGCTGGTACCCTTCCTTTTGGCACACTTTTCATTGAGCTCTTCTTTATCATGTCGAGCCTCTGGATGGGTCGTGTGTACTATGTTTTCGGATTCCTCTTTGCCGTGCTCATGCTTTTAGTCGTGGTATGTGCTGAGGTGTCGCTCGTTCTTACTTACATGCACCTTTGTGTGGAGGACTGGAAATGGTGGTGGAAGTCTTTCTTTGCATCTGGGTCCGTTGCTATATACATCTTCCTTTACTCGATCAACTATCTGATATTCGACCTCAAGAGTTTGAGCGGACCTGTCTCTGCAACACTCTACCTGGGCTATTCGCTTTTCATGGTGCTTGCGATCATGCTTGCAACGGGCACAGTCGGGTTCCTCTCCTCGTTCTGGTTCGTGCACTACCTGTTTTCGTCTGTGAAGCTGGACTGA
- the LOC125195075 gene encoding uncharacterized protein LOC125195075, protein MATGAAGDGLFRSLLEGCITAADTGIQRRPYHRNCGCALHNSAGHCPHRSRYDKISYPIRRSWSEGSLSLIGQSSLSPSSSPASASESAEIPRTASQLALCRAAEDDEVSDSPKA, encoded by the coding sequence ATGGCCACTGGAGCTGCCGGCGACGGCTTATTCCGGAGCCTGCTCGAAGGCTGCATTACCGCCGCGGACACCGGGATCCAGCGCCGCCCCTACCACCGCAACTGTGGCTGCGCTCTCCACAACTCCGCCGGCCACTGCCCCCACCGCTCCAGATACGATAAGATCTCCTACCCGATCCGCCGCTCCTGGAGCGAAGGATCGCTCTCGCTGATCGGCCAGTCCTCGCTGTCTCCTTCCTCCTCCCCCGCATCGGCATCGGAGTCGGCGGAGATTCCGAGGACAGCGTCGCAGTTGGCGCTGTGCAGAGCGGCAGAGGATGATGAGGTGAGTGATTCGCCCAAAGCGTGA